In the genome of Streptomyces sp. Q6, the window ACAGCATCTGATCGTCAACCGGCAGGTGCGCTTCGACAGCGTGGACCGGGACGTCGGCGACACGGCGCACGTCCGGGCCGACTACGTCAACCCGATGCGGTTCGCGGGCGACGGCTCGTCGGACGCCCCGGACTTCGTGTGCGGCGGCCGGTACGCGTTCCTCCTCGTCCGGACGCAGGGCGGCTGGCGGCTGCGCGGCGTGACCGTGCGCGAGAAGTGGCGCCGGATGCCGGAGCGGGCCGCCGCGGACGCGTGAACCGCTCCCTCACCTCGCGTGGTGCCCACTGTCGTTGATCACTCACGGCGCGCACACTGAAGGCACGTGACGAGAGACGAACGACCCGGGAGGCGCGGCACATGGAGCGACGGCGGCAGCGGCTGGGCGCGTCGCCCTGGTGGCGCGGTGCGGCGGCGGTCGGCGCGGGCGCCCTGCCCGCGCTCGCGTTCCCCGCGCCGTCGCTGTGGTGGTTCGCGTACGTGGCCCTCGTGCCGTGGATGCTGCTCGCGCGCTCGGCGGCCACGCCCGGCGCGCGGCGCTCGACGGCTGGCTGGGCGGTCTCGGGTTCATGCTCGCGGTGCACCACTGGCTGCTGCCGAGCCTGCACGTCTTCACGGTGGTCATCGCGGCGCTGCTCGGCGCGCTGTGGGCGCCCTGGGGGTGGCTGCTGCGCCGCCTGCTGCACGGTGTGCCGTCGGCGGGACAGGCGGCGACCGCGCTCGTCGCGGTGCCGTCCGGCTGGCTGATGGTCGAACTGGTCCGGTCCTGGCAGGGGTTGGGCGGTCCGTGGGGGCTGCTCGGTTCCAGCCAGTGGCAGGTGACGCCCGCGCTGCGGCTCGCTTCGGTGGGCGGCGTCTGGCTGGTGAGCCTGCTCGTGGTGGCCGTGAACACCGGGATCACGGTGCTCGTGGTCGCGCGCGGCGCCCGTACGGCCGCCGTGGCCGGACTCGTCGCGACGCTCGCGGCCACCGGCGTCGCGTGGGCCTGGGCGCCGCGGCCGCAGGTCGACGGCCGGGTGGACATCGCGGTGGTCCAGCCGGGGATCTTCGACGGGACCGGGAGCGCGGACCGCCGTTTCGCCCGCGAGGAGGCCCTGACCCGTACGCTGGCCGGCCGCGATGTCGACCTGGTCGTCTGGGGCGAGAGCAGCGTCGGCCGCGACCTGGACGAGCGACCCGACCTGGCCCGCCGGATCGCGGCGCTCTCCCGCGAGGTCGACGCGGACGTGCTGGTCAACGTGGACGCGCGGCGCCCCGCGTCGGACGGCGGCGCGCAGGGCATCTACAAGAGCTCGGTCCTGATCGGCCCGGACGGCCCGACCGGCGAGCACTACGACAAGATGCGGCTCGTGCCGTTCGGC includes:
- a CDS encoding nuclear transport factor 2 family protein, with amino-acid sequence MTQRVELATVLDRFAVDDLVTDYAAAVDDGDWAAYRALFAPDGRADYRSAGGVEGSAEEVARWLSSTMELFPMRQHLIVNRQVRFDSVDRDVGDTAHVRADYVNPMRFAGDGSSDAPDFVCGGRYAFLLVRTQGGWRLRGVTVREKWRRMPERAAADA